The following proteins come from a genomic window of Methanobrevibacter olleyae:
- a CDS encoding helix-turn-helix transcriptional regulator — MSTKFNEEYFQDFQEDIKFLINSDIRLEILGYLYNSSASIKEIEERTNFSYSSILDNINKLEQRKFIFSIDDKFYLYNKTKLKLTNILYFNKTTNFLRDNSDFLNQSLIDINIDTIKDLSALEGSKLIESNNIDLFKPTEIFQDSLMGFKFLKGIFPYFHPNHYDIISYWIDNDCTVELILPDAVSEAVKNFIKDYLPKSPAIKNKHVKLKPNDSNIQFAFTVSDKCLVLAFYTKNGQFNQNAVITSTNQEAINFGLKLFEEYEKLCGDYVSLDYIIYPDGRGKNY, encoded by the coding sequence TTGTCAACTAAATTTAATGAAGAATATTTTCAAGATTTTCAAGAGGATATTAAATTTTTAATTAATTCGGATATTCGATTGGAAATTTTAGGCTATTTATATAATTCTTCAGCTTCAATAAAAGAGATAGAAGAGAGAACTAATTTTAGCTATAGTTCTATTTTAGACAATATAAATAAACTAGAACAGAGAAAGTTTATTTTTAGTATAGATGATAAATTCTATTTATATAATAAAACAAAACTTAAATTAACAAATATACTTTATTTTAATAAGACCACCAATTTTTTAAGAGATAATTCTGATTTTTTAAACCAGTCTCTTATTGATATAAATATAGACACTATTAAAGACTTATCTGCCCTTGAAGGTTCTAAATTAATAGAATCTAATAATATTGATTTATTTAAGCCTACTGAGATTTTTCAAGATTCTTTAATGGGTTTTAAATTTTTAAAAGGAATATTTCCTTATTTCCATCCTAACCATTATGATATTATTAGTTATTGGATTGATAATGATTGTACTGTAGAATTAATTCTTCCTGATGCAGTTTCTGAAGCTGTAAAAAATTTTATTAAAGATTATTTACCTAAAAGTCCGGCTATTAAAAATAAGCATGTCAAATTAAAACCTAATGATTCTAATATTCAGTTTGCTTTTACTGTTTCTGATAAATGTTTAGTTTTAGCTTTTTATACAAAAAATGGTCAATTTAATCAAAATGCAGTAATTACTTCAACTAACCAAGAAGCTATAAATTTTGGATTAAAACTTTTTGAAGAGTATGAAAAATTATGTGGTGATTATGTTTCACTAGATTATATTATTTATCCTGATGGAAGGGGGAAAAATTATTAA
- a CDS encoding DUF356 domain-containing protein, with protein MALVLIRGESNSKILNAIADVERHAKLNLTTKPKKIDAKFADKIVENILKAPLRTKSKVATAFRIKEDTATAIVQIKKIHPPAHIVVISNGYDDYKELNKVLNDAKVFRGYYSGKNQSTQMKDYKPNKKNSNESLNNYN; from the coding sequence ATGGCTTTAGTATTAATTAGAGGAGAAAGTAATTCAAAGATTCTTAATGCAATTGCAGATGTTGAAAGACATGCAAAGTTAAATTTAACTACAAAACCAAAAAAGATTGATGCAAAATTTGCAGATAAAATTGTTGAAAATATATTAAAAGCTCCTTTAAGAACTAAATCAAAGGTTGCTACTGCTTTTCGTATAAAAGAAGATACTGCTACTGCAATTGTACAAATAAAAAAAATTCATCCTCCAGCTCATATTGTTGTTATTAGCAATGGTTATGATGATTATAAAGAATTAAACAAAGTTTTAAATGATGCAAAGGTCTTTAGAGGATATTATTCAGGTAAAAATCAATCTACTCAAATGAAAGATTATAAACCTAATAAAAAGAACAGTAATGAGTCTTTAAATAATTATAATTAA
- a CDS encoding helix-turn-helix transcriptional regulator gives MEGGKIINSEFFDGISDLEDFNLLKFIITSEIRLKLLFSLYESTKSIKELESEFNRKSANISRGLNELKGCKLITRLPDKRYAISSIGFLLAKNIENLMYDCESIDSKSEFWENHSIKSIPNRFLKELLFFNNSTLVKSTITEFAKPINVYLENIKESTEISMILPVYSKIFMDSINEALINHGGHLDLITTKNIHDLILKSDSDNYFKSLVRDKKINYYMVDDLANIFFTATDTFASLYLFFDDVVFDSSEMLLIEDLSSLSDAYRFYNSYKTYIFK, from the coding sequence ATGGAAGGGGGAAAAATTATTAATTCTGAATTTTTTGATGGAATAAGTGATTTAGAAGATTTCAATCTATTAAAATTTATAATTACATCTGAGATAAGATTAAAATTATTATTTAGCTTATATGAATCTACAAAATCAATAAAAGAATTAGAATCTGAGTTTAATAGAAAATCCGCTAATATATCTCGTGGTTTAAATGAATTAAAAGGATGTAAATTAATTACCAGATTGCCTGATAAACGTTATGCTATAAGCTCTATAGGTTTTTTACTAGCAAAAAATATAGAGAATTTAATGTATGATTGTGAAAGTATCGATTCTAAAAGTGAATTTTGGGAAAATCATTCGATTAAATCTATTCCAAACAGATTTTTAAAGGAGTTATTATTCTTTAATAATTCAACTTTAGTAAAATCAACAATCACTGAATTTGCAAAGCCTATTAATGTATATTTGGAAAATATTAAAGAATCTACGGAAATTTCTATGATTTTACCAGTATACTCTAAAATTTTCATGGATTCTATTAATGAGGCTTTAATTAATCATGGAGGTCATTTAGACTTAATAACTACTAAAAACATTCATGATTTAATATTAAAATCTGATTCAGATAATTATTTTAAGTCTTTAGTAAGAGATAAAAAAATTAATTATTATATGGTTGATGATTTAGCTAATATATTTTTCACTGCTACAGATACCTTTGCTTCATTGTACCTTTTCTTTGATGATGTGGTCTTTGATAGTTCTGAGATGTTATTAATAGAGGATTTATCTAGCTTAAGTGATGCTTATAGGTTCTATAATTCTTATAAAACTTACATTTTTAAATAA
- a CDS encoding TIGR04083 family peptide-modifying radical SAM enzyme, translating into MTFHVMIIPTLGCPSNCAYCWGSEENAELMDIDVINQIVKWLANFRDEPVHFTFHGGEPLLAGYEFYKKALPLLNDATTHETEGFSLQSNLWLLDEDMAKLFSKYNVAVSTSIDGPKEINDYQRGEGYFDKTTKAVKLASDNDIDINFVCTFTSYSKDFSDEIYDFFKKNGLNLKIHAALPSLRGDNADLWALPQEEHGKLLINWLDKYLYDLDKFAIMDLDHIAKSSLRRVGTLCTFNDCMGTTLAVGHDGSIYPCYRFVGMDEYIMGNVYDEPSMEDLEKSKAWDKLMEFKDFVDEDCADCKFIKFCRGGCPYNGIVATQSPRAVDPQCEAYKMIFAEVSRRANEDFKKNALAAFGGAPKLRKEGDPFSIMDLMTKM; encoded by the coding sequence ATGACTTTTCATGTAATGATTATACCTACTTTAGGATGTCCATCAAATTGTGCTTATTGTTGGGGTTCTGAAGAAAATGCAGAATTAATGGATATTGACGTAATTAATCAAATTGTTAAATGGTTAGCTAATTTTAGGGATGAACCTGTGCATTTCACTTTCCATGGTGGTGAACCTTTACTTGCTGGTTATGAATTTTACAAAAAAGCACTTCCATTACTTAATGATGCTACTACTCATGAAACTGAAGGTTTTTCATTACAAAGTAATTTATGGCTTTTAGATGAAGATATGGCTAAATTATTCTCTAAATATAATGTTGCTGTAAGTACAAGTATTGATGGCCCTAAAGAAATAAATGATTATCAAAGGGGAGAAGGTTATTTTGATAAAACAACGAAAGCTGTTAAATTAGCTAGTGATAATGATATAGATATCAATTTTGTTTGTACTTTTACTTCATACTCTAAAGATTTCTCAGATGAGATTTATGATTTCTTTAAGAAAAATGGTTTAAACTTAAAAATACATGCTGCTTTACCTTCATTACGTGGGGATAATGCAGATTTATGGGCTCTTCCTCAAGAAGAACATGGAAAATTATTAATTAATTGGTTAGATAAATATTTGTATGATTTAGATAAGTTTGCTATTATGGATTTGGACCATATTGCAAAAAGCAGTCTTAGAAGGGTAGGTACTCTTTGTACATTTAATGATTGTATGGGAACTACTTTAGCTGTAGGACATGATGGTTCTATTTATCCTTGTTACCGTTTTGTGGGTATGGATGAATATATAATGGGTAATGTTTATGATGAACCTTCTATGGAGGATTTGGAGAAATCTAAAGCATGGGATAAGCTAATGGAGTTTAAAGATTTTGTTGATGAGGATTGTGCAGATTGTAAATTTATTAAATTCTGCAGAGGTGGATGTCCTTATAATGGAATTGTAGCTACTCAATCTCCAAGAGCAGTTGACCCTCAATGTGAAGCTTATAAAATGATCTTTGCTGAAGTTTCTAGAAGAGCTAATGAAGACTTTAAGAAAAATGCATTAGCTGCATTTGGAGGAGCTCCAAAACTAAGAAAAGAAGGAGATCCTTTCTCAATTATGGATTTAATGACTAAAATGTAA
- a CDS encoding putative quinol monooxygenase → MIVVLAKAIPKDEKSCEKIVEFAQDLIENTRKEDGNIDYNLYSNTGDGVLLFVEQWESKEVLGAHLETEHFIKFGKNIADLVAQDLIIDVYEAEATDL, encoded by the coding sequence ATGATAGTTGTTTTAGCAAAAGCAATCCCTAAAGATGAAAAATCTTGTGAAAAAATTGTAGAATTTGCTCAAGATTTAATTGAAAACACAAGAAAAGAAGATGGAAATATAGATTATAACTTGTATTCTAATACTGGAGATGGAGTATTATTATTTGTTGAACAATGGGAATCTAAGGAAGTATTAGGTGCACATTTAGAAACTGAACATTTCATTAAATTTGGAAAAAATATTGCAGATTTAGTTGCTCAAGACCTCATAATTGATGTTTACGAAGCAGAAGCTACTGATCTTTAA
- a CDS encoding ABC transporter ATP-binding protein has protein sequence MNNKQENEENIIAKIINLFRNIISPKKEEKLLENKEENNIAIELKNVSLSFKIGNDKIDNLKEYVIRTLNRTKEKKTIFKATNDVSFKIYKGEKVGIIGFNGAGKSTLLKIISGVYTPDEGELIVNGNIAPLLSLGAGFDKNYSGRENVFLNGAILGYDEEFLRSKYDEILEFSELSEFINLPVKNYSSGMLSKLGFSIATMVNPDILILDEVLGVGDINFRKKSKEKLHSLMESNTTVLLVSHSIKEIRTICDKAIWIDKGKVIDMGEVNSICDKYEEAAKNASKEKTKKLKPQRF, from the coding sequence ATGAATAATAAACAAGAAAATGAAGAAAATATTATTGCTAAAATTATTAATCTATTCCGTAATATTATCTCACCTAAGAAAGAAGAAAAACTTTTAGAAAATAAAGAAGAAAATAATATAGCAATTGAATTAAAAAATGTTTCTTTAAGTTTTAAAATCGGTAATGACAAAATAGATAACTTAAAAGAGTATGTTATTAGAACATTAAATAGAACTAAAGAAAAAAAAACTATTTTTAAAGCTACAAATGATGTATCATTTAAAATTTATAAAGGGGAAAAAGTAGGAATTATAGGTTTTAATGGTGCTGGAAAAAGTACTTTACTAAAAATTATTTCTGGGGTTTACACTCCTGATGAAGGAGAATTAATAGTTAATGGAAATATTGCACCTCTTTTATCATTAGGAGCAGGATTTGATAAAAACTATTCTGGAAGAGAAAATGTTTTTTTAAATGGTGCTATTCTAGGATATGATGAAGAATTTTTAAGGTCAAAATATGATGAAATCCTTGAATTTTCTGAACTTAGTGAATTTATTAATCTTCCAGTTAAAAACTATTCATCTGGTATGTTATCAAAACTTGGATTTTCAATAGCTACTATGGTTAATCCAGATATTTTAATTCTTGATGAAGTTCTTGGAGTAGGAGACATTAATTTTAGAAAAAAAAGTAAAGAGAAACTCCACTCATTAATGGAGTCTAATACAACAGTTTTACTTGTTTCACATTCTATAAAGGAAATTAGAACTATTTGTGATAAAGCTATTTGGATTGATAAAGGAAAAGTTATAGACATGGGTGAAGTGAATTCTATTTGTGACAAATATGAAGAAGCTGCAAAAAATGCAAGTAAAGAAAAAACTAAAAAGTTAAAACCACAACGATTCTAA
- a CDS encoding TIGR04165 family Cys-rich peptide, with amino-acid sequence MKFEDLIAKCPKCGSTDKTAHRRFIDNHHAHAELKEFKCDNCGYVFETGKDYEDSEEKTIKKDIITELNKKL; translated from the coding sequence ATGAAATTTGAAGATTTAATAGCAAAATGCCCAAAATGTGGTTCTACTGATAAAACTGCTCATAGAAGATTTATTGATAATCATCATGCACATGCTGAACTAAAAGAATTTAAATGTGATAATTGCGGATATGTTTTTGAAACTGGTAAAGATTATGAAGATTCAGAAGAAAAAACAATTAAAAAAGATATTATCACTGAATTAAATAAAAAACTCTAA
- a CDS encoding multiprotein bridging factor aMBF1, producing the protein MNCEICGKPMEGKPIRTKIDGSVLEVCKECSKFGRVQKDTALERKFTSRNKKAKKQNQNKPQGSRGNIQRRPREEAIDELAEDYSSIIRKARESRGWTREELGAKIYEKVSVINRIESGKMEPDLKLAKKFEKTLNIALIEKYDAMDLESFKSSASGPNTLGSVVKIKRK; encoded by the coding sequence ATGAATTGTGAAATATGTGGTAAACCTATGGAAGGTAAGCCTATAAGAACAAAAATTGACGGTTCAGTTTTAGAAGTTTGTAAAGAATGTTCTAAATTTGGTAGAGTTCAAAAAGACACAGCTCTTGAGAGAAAATTCACCTCAAGAAATAAAAAAGCTAAAAAACAAAACCAAAATAAACCTCAAGGAAGTAGAGGGAACATTCAAAGAAGACCTAGAGAAGAAGCAATTGATGAGTTAGCTGAAGATTATAGTAGTATAATTAGAAAAGCTCGTGAATCTAGAGGCTGGACTAGAGAAGAATTAGGTGCTAAGATTTATGAAAAGGTTTCAGTAATTAATAGGATAGAGTCTGGAAAGATGGAACCTGATTTAAAACTTGCTAAAAAATTTGAAAAGACTTTAAATATTGCGTTAATTGAAAAATATGATGCAATGGATTTAGAATCATTTAAAAGTTCTGCATCAGGACCAAATACTTTAGGAAGTGTTGTAAAAATAAAAAGAAAATAA
- a CDS encoding ABC transporter permease — MTLEFLKKGTSENFLLKQLIKKNFTSKYKDSVLGILWSFLNPLITMAILTAIFSTFFARDIENFPVYFMAGRCILDFFNAGTKAAMTSIKSNRGILQKIYVPRYIFALGSVCSEFLNFFMSLIVMIAIMIVTRSPFHTMSVFAIIPIIILFILVIGVGLLLAIVCTKFTDIEYLYKIFTSLLTYACAIFYPMTIVPQPLRGYMELNPIYGIIAQFREFIMFGRFPSNRIMITTFIFSIIIFFIGIFIFKKYQDKITLEL; from the coding sequence ATGACATTGGAGTTTTTAAAAAAAGGAACGAGTGAAAATTTCTTGCTTAAACAATTGATTAAAAAGAATTTTACTTCTAAATACAAAGATTCTGTATTAGGAATTCTTTGGAGTTTTTTAAATCCTTTAATAACCATGGCTATTTTAACTGCAATATTTTCAACATTTTTTGCAAGAGATATTGAAAATTTTCCAGTTTACTTTATGGCTGGCCGTTGCATACTTGACTTTTTTAATGCAGGAACAAAGGCAGCTATGACTTCCATTAAAAGTAATAGAGGAATTTTACAAAAGATTTATGTTCCAAGATATATATTTGCTTTAGGTAGTGTCTGCTCAGAATTTCTTAATTTCTTTATGTCTTTAATAGTTATGATAGCAATTATGATTGTAACAAGATCTCCCTTCCACACTATGTCAGTATTTGCAATAATTCCTATAATAATATTATTTATATTGGTTATTGGTGTTGGGCTACTCTTAGCTATTGTTTGTACTAAATTTACTGATATTGAATATTTATACAAAATTTTTACAAGTTTATTAACATATGCATGTGCAATATTCTACCCAATGACTATAGTTCCACAACCTTTAAGGGGTTATATGGAGCTTAATCCTATTTATGGTATTATTGCACAATTTAGAGAATTTATAATGTTTGGAAGATTCCCATCAAATAGAATAATGATAACTACATTTATATTTTCCATCATAATATTCTTTATAGGAATATTTATATTCAAGAAATATCAAGATAAAATTACTTTAGAATTATAA
- the pan gene encoding proteasome-activating nucleotidase, whose translation MEDSPNEVQNINSSAKIEEVEEPKTREELQKEVDLLKAENTKTKRNLMWKVRKLEKDKILTENEKIRLERELKSLRGEVERFRSPPLILATITEIIDDSRMTVKSSTGPNFLINYSKFLDEKLLRPGSRVALNQQTFGVVEVLPSEKDANVSGMEIETKPDVTYDIIGGLDDQILEVKETVELPLKHPELFEKVGIDPPKGILLYGPPGTGKTLLAKAVANETNATFIKVVASEFVKKYIGEGARMVREVFELAKEKAPSIIFIDELDAVAAQRLKSSTSGDREVQRTLMQLLAELDGFESRGDIGIIGATNRPDILDPALLRPGRFDRFIEVPAPNEDGRREIFKIHTKKMNIAPEVSINTLVELTDGVSGADLKAICTEAGMFAIREERDQIYSKDFMDAIDKIMGKNKSGQLNENGGVMFG comes from the coding sequence ATGGAAGATTCTCCAAATGAAGTTCAAAATATTAATAGCTCTGCTAAAATAGAAGAAGTAGAAGAACCTAAAACCCGTGAAGAACTTCAAAAAGAAGTAGATTTACTTAAAGCAGAAAATACAAAAACTAAACGTAATCTTATGTGGAAAGTTAGAAAGCTTGAAAAAGATAAAATTCTAACTGAAAACGAAAAAATACGTTTAGAAAGAGAGTTAAAATCATTAAGAGGTGAAGTAGAAAGATTCAGATCACCTCCGCTTATATTAGCTACTATTACTGAAATTATAGATGATTCCAGAATGACTGTAAAAAGTAGTACAGGACCAAATTTCCTTATTAATTATTCAAAATTTTTAGATGAAAAATTACTACGTCCTGGTTCTAGAGTAGCTTTAAATCAACAAACCTTTGGTGTTGTTGAGGTATTACCTTCTGAGAAGGATGCAAATGTTTCTGGAATGGAAATTGAAACTAAACCTGATGTTACTTACGACATCATTGGAGGTTTAGATGATCAAATTCTTGAAGTTAAAGAGACAGTAGAATTACCTTTAAAACATCCGGAATTATTTGAAAAAGTTGGTATCGATCCACCTAAAGGTATTTTGTTATATGGACCACCTGGAACTGGTAAAACATTACTTGCTAAAGCAGTAGCTAATGAAACTAATGCTACATTCATTAAAGTCGTTGCTTCTGAGTTTGTTAAAAAATACATTGGTGAAGGAGCAAGAATGGTTAGAGAAGTATTTGAGCTTGCTAAAGAAAAAGCACCAAGTATCATATTTATTGATGAGCTTGATGCAGTTGCTGCACAAAGACTTAAAAGTTCTACCAGTGGAGATAGAGAGGTTCAAAGAACTCTTATGCAATTACTTGCAGAGTTAGATGGTTTTGAATCTCGTGGAGATATTGGTATTATTGGTGCAACTAATAGGCCAGATATCTTAGATCCAGCTTTACTTAGGCCTGGAAGATTTGACAGATTTATTGAAGTTCCAGCTCCAAATGAAGATGGCAGACGTGAAATCTTTAAAATTCATACTAAAAAAATGAATATAGCTCCTGAAGTTAGTATAAATACTTTAGTTGAACTTACTGATGGTGTTTCTGGTGCTGATTTAAAGGCTATTTGTACAGAAGCTGGTATGTTTGCTATTCGTGAAGAAAGAGACCAAATTTACAGTAAAGACTTTATGGATGCAATTGATAAAATTATGGGTAAAAATAAAAGTGGTCAATTAAATGAAAATGGTGGAGTGATGTTTGGTTAA
- the npdG gene encoding NADPH-dependent F420 reductase, with product MKVAIIGGTGPQGLGIAKRFAIEGVEVIVGSRKEEKALTIVEETIEELKDYDLNIVGMANEDAAKAGDILILTVPLSAQKPTLERIKEFCADKIVLDATVPLETAIGGKPFRFIDLMEGSAAERTASILDGTGAKVICAFCNISNSHLSNIPNDIDCDCLIAGDDNEAKEVATELINKLPGVRTIDTGILEKSRVIEKITPLLIGLNIKYRSHYGGLRITGIPQFED from the coding sequence ATGAAAGTTGCAATTATAGGTGGAACTGGCCCACAAGGTTTAGGAATTGCAAAAAGATTTGCAATTGAAGGTGTTGAAGTTATTGTAGGGTCTCGTAAAGAAGAAAAAGCTTTAACAATTGTTGAAGAAACTATCGAAGAACTTAAGGATTATGATTTGAATATTGTTGGTATGGCTAATGAAGATGCTGCCAAAGCAGGAGATATTTTAATTCTCACTGTACCATTATCAGCTCAAAAACCTACTCTTGAAAGAATTAAAGAATTCTGTGCAGATAAAATTGTGTTGGATGCAACTGTACCTCTTGAAACAGCTATTGGTGGAAAACCATTCCGTTTCATTGATCTAATGGAAGGTTCAGCAGCAGAAAGAACCGCAAGTATTCTTGATGGAACTGGTGCAAAAGTAATCTGTGCATTCTGTAATATAAGTAACTCTCATTTATCTAATATTCCAAATGATATAGATTGTGATTGCTTAATTGCAGGAGATGATAATGAAGCAAAAGAAGTAGCTACAGAACTTATTAACAAACTTCCTGGAGTTAGAACAATTGATACTGGAATTTTAGAAAAATCAAGAGTTATTGAAAAAATCACTCCATTGTTAATTGGATTAAACATTAAATATAGATCTCATTATGGGGGACTTAGAATTACTGGAATTCCTCAATTTGAAGATTGA
- a CDS encoding NAD(P)-dependent alcohol dehydrogenase — protein MATFKGFAMKKIGETGWVEKEVPECGPMDAIIKPTCVSPCTSDIHTVWEGAIGERTDMVLGHEAVGEVVEVGSLVKKFKPGDKVIVPAITPDWDDEASQRGFPSQTTEPLGGWKFSNFKDGVFGERFHVNMADANLTILPDGLSDEAAVMLVDMWSTGMMGSENADIPLGGSVLVIGIGAVGLSAIAGAKLLGAGRLFAAGTRPISVEVAKKYGATDIINYREGPIDEQVRELTGGEGVDSVIIAGGNLENTWKEAISSAKAGGTVSNVNYLSGADNVLIPRVEWGCGMSNISIHNGLCPGGAVRMERLADLALYGRQDPELLVTHKFKGLDKIEDALYLMKEKPKDLIKPVVMLDLD, from the coding sequence ATGGCAACTTTTAAAGGATTTGCAATGAAAAAAATTGGTGAAACTGGTTGGGTAGAAAAAGAAGTTCCTGAATGTGGACCTATGGATGCAATTATTAAACCAACTTGTGTATCACCATGTACTTCAGATATTCACACTGTGTGGGAAGGAGCTATCGGTGAGAGAACTGATATGGTCTTAGGTCACGAAGCAGTTGGTGAAGTTGTTGAAGTAGGTAGTTTAGTTAAAAAATTCAAACCGGGTGATAAAGTAATTGTACCGGCAATTACGCCAGACTGGGATGATGAAGCTTCCCAAAGAGGATTCCCATCACAAACAACTGAACCTCTTGGTGGTTGGAAATTTTCCAACTTCAAAGATGGTGTATTTGGTGAAAGATTCCATGTAAACATGGCTGATGCAAACTTAACTATTTTGCCTGATGGATTATCTGATGAAGCAGCAGTGATGTTAGTAGACATGTGGTCTACTGGTATGATGGGTTCTGAAAACGCTGATATTCCTTTAGGTGGCAGTGTACTTGTTATTGGTATTGGTGCAGTAGGACTTTCTGCTATTGCAGGTGCTAAATTATTAGGTGCAGGTAGATTATTTGCAGCAGGTACTCGTCCTATATCTGTCGAAGTTGCTAAAAAATATGGTGCAACTGACATCATTAACTACAGAGAAGGGCCAATTGATGAACAAGTAAGAGAACTTACTGGTGGTGAAGGTGTAGACTCTGTAATTATTGCTGGTGGTAACTTAGAAAACACTTGGAAAGAAGCTATTTCCTCTGCAAAAGCAGGAGGAACTGTTTCAAATGTTAACTACCTAAGTGGTGCAGACAATGTATTGATTCCACGTGTAGAATGGGGTTGTGGTATGTCTAATATTAGTATCCACAATGGATTATGTCCTGGTGGAGCAGTAAGAATGGAAAGACTTGCTGACTTAGCTTTATATGGTAGACAAGACCCTGAACTATTAGTTACCCATAAATTTAAAGGTCTCGATAAAATTGAAGATGCTCTATATTTAATGAAAGAAAAACCTAAAGACTTAATTAAACCTGTTGTAATGCTAGATCTTGATTAA